In Nicotiana tabacum cultivar K326 chromosome 21, ASM71507v2, whole genome shotgun sequence, one DNA window encodes the following:
- the LOC107827761 gene encoding EH domain-containing protein 1 isoform X1 — protein MEFDTSPISRCSKEHEKIYQQWFSLADSDGDGRLTGGDAIKFFALSNLSRQDLKQVWAIADSKRQGFLGFREFITSMQLVSLAQAGHPVTSDLLNAEVNFENLQPPTLEGLDLLQAKKKRAPKSEPEQNGNPTVQSSVTANWFSSSTSVKKVSLTSVTSIIDGLKKLYIQKLKPLEVAYRFNDFVSPFLTNSDFDAKPMVMLLGQYSTGKTTFIKHLLRTSYPGAHIGPEPTTDRFVVVMNGPDERSIPGNTIAVQADMPFSGLTTFGTAFLSKFECSQMPHPLLEHITFVDTPGVLSGEKQRTQRSYDFTGVTSWFASKCDLILLLFDPHKLDISDEFKRVIASLRGHDDKIRVVLNKADQVDTQQLMRVYGALMWSLGKVLNTPEVSRVYIGSFNDKPINEAATGPVGKELFEKEQDDLLTDLKNIPKKACDRRINEFVKRARAAKIHSYIISHLKKEMPAMIGKAKTQQKLIDNLEDQFVKVQKEHHLPPGDFPNVEHFREVLSGYNIDKFEKLKPKLIQSVDDMLGYDIPELLKNFRNPYD, from the exons ATGGAGTTTGATACTTCTCCGATTAGTCGCTGCTCCAAAGAGCATGAAAAAATCTATCAGCAGTGGTTTAGTTTAGCCGATTCAG ATGGAGATGGGCGTCTCACTGGAGGCGATGCCATTAAGTTCTTTGCCTTGTCCAATTTGTCACGCCAGGATCTCAAGCAG GTGTGGGCGATTGCAGATTCCAAACGGCAAGGCTTTCTTGGTTTTAGAGAGTTTATTACTTCAATGCAG ttGGTCTCTTTGGCTCAAGCTGGCCATCCAGTAACCAGTGATCTCTTAAATGCTGAAG TTAACTTTGAAAATTTGCAACCCCCTACCTTAGAAGGTCTTGATTTACTTCAAGCT AAGAAAAAGCGCGCGCCTAAAAGTGAACCTGAACAGAATG GCAATCCTACAGTGCAATCTTCCGTTACAGCTAATTGGTTTTCATCATCAACATCTGTAAAGAAG GTCTCTTTAACCTCCGTCACATCCATAATCGATGGACTGAAGAAGTTATACATCCAAAAACTAAAGCCTCTGGAAGTCGCATATCGCTTTAATGATTTCGTCTCTCCATTCTTG ACAAATAGTGATTTTGATGCCAAACCAATGGTGATGCTTTTGGGTCAATACTCAACCGGTAAAACAACATTCATTAAGCATTTACTTAGAACTAGCTATCCAG GTGCTCATATCGGGCCAGAGCCTACCACCGACAGATTTGTGGTTGTCATG AATGGACCTGATGAAAGGAGTATTCCGGGGAACACAATTGCTGTTCAGGCAGATATGCCATTTAGCGGTCTGACAACTTTTGGAACTGCTTTTTTGTCAAAATTTGAGTGTTCTCAAATGCCTCATCCT CTATTGGAGCACATCACGTTTGTGGATACTCCTGGAGTTCTATCTGGCGAAAAGCAACGAACACAAAGGAGCTATGATTTTACCGGTGTGACATCTTGGTTTGCTTCTAAGTGTGATCTCATTCTTCTTTTGTTTGATCCCCACAAACTTGATATAAGTGATGAATTCAAACGTGTGATTGCGTCTCTTCGAGGCCATGATGATAAGATACGAGTGGTTTTGAACAAGGCTGACCAAGTTGATACTCAACAA CTTATGAGGGTTTATGGAGCATTGATGTGGTCACTAGGGAAGGTTCTAAATACCCCTGAAGTTTCGCGTGTCTACATAGG ATCATTCAATGACAAACCAATAAATGAGGCTGCTACAGGGCCAGTTGGAAAAGAACTTTTTGAAAAGGAGCAAGATGATCTTCTTACAGATTTGAAAAACATACCAAAGAAGGCTTGTGATCGTCGT ATAAATGAGTTTGTAAAACGTGCTAGAGCTGCCAAGATACATTCTTATATTATCAGTCACCTGAAAAAGGAGATGCCTGCAATGATAGGCAAAGCCAAGACACAGCAAAAACTAATTGATAACTTGGAAGATCAATTTGTAAAG GTTCAAAAGGAACACCATCTGCCACCTGGGGATTTTCCTAATGTCGAACACTTCAGGGAAGTTCTGAGTGGTTATAACATTGATAAGTTTGAGAAGTTGAAGCCCAAATTGATACAATCTGTCGATGACATGCTTGGTTATGACATCCCTGAACTTCTCAAGAATTTCAGAAATCCTTATGATTGA
- the LOC107827761 gene encoding EH domain-containing protein 1 isoform X2, with protein MQLVSLAQAGHPVTSDLLNAEVNFENLQPPTLEGLDLLQAKKKRAPKSEPEQNGNPTVQSSVTANWFSSSTSVKKVSLTSVTSIIDGLKKLYIQKLKPLEVAYRFNDFVSPFLTNSDFDAKPMVMLLGQYSTGKTTFIKHLLRTSYPGAHIGPEPTTDRFVVVMNGPDERSIPGNTIAVQADMPFSGLTTFGTAFLSKFECSQMPHPLLEHITFVDTPGVLSGEKQRTQRSYDFTGVTSWFASKCDLILLLFDPHKLDISDEFKRVIASLRGHDDKIRVVLNKADQVDTQQLMRVYGALMWSLGKVLNTPEVSRVYIGSFNDKPINEAATGPVGKELFEKEQDDLLTDLKNIPKKACDRRINEFVKRARAAKIHSYIISHLKKEMPAMIGKAKTQQKLIDNLEDQFVKVQKEHHLPPGDFPNVEHFREVLSGYNIDKFEKLKPKLIQSVDDMLGYDIPELLKNFRNPYD; from the exons ATGCAG ttGGTCTCTTTGGCTCAAGCTGGCCATCCAGTAACCAGTGATCTCTTAAATGCTGAAG TTAACTTTGAAAATTTGCAACCCCCTACCTTAGAAGGTCTTGATTTACTTCAAGCT AAGAAAAAGCGCGCGCCTAAAAGTGAACCTGAACAGAATG GCAATCCTACAGTGCAATCTTCCGTTACAGCTAATTGGTTTTCATCATCAACATCTGTAAAGAAG GTCTCTTTAACCTCCGTCACATCCATAATCGATGGACTGAAGAAGTTATACATCCAAAAACTAAAGCCTCTGGAAGTCGCATATCGCTTTAATGATTTCGTCTCTCCATTCTTG ACAAATAGTGATTTTGATGCCAAACCAATGGTGATGCTTTTGGGTCAATACTCAACCGGTAAAACAACATTCATTAAGCATTTACTTAGAACTAGCTATCCAG GTGCTCATATCGGGCCAGAGCCTACCACCGACAGATTTGTGGTTGTCATG AATGGACCTGATGAAAGGAGTATTCCGGGGAACACAATTGCTGTTCAGGCAGATATGCCATTTAGCGGTCTGACAACTTTTGGAACTGCTTTTTTGTCAAAATTTGAGTGTTCTCAAATGCCTCATCCT CTATTGGAGCACATCACGTTTGTGGATACTCCTGGAGTTCTATCTGGCGAAAAGCAACGAACACAAAGGAGCTATGATTTTACCGGTGTGACATCTTGGTTTGCTTCTAAGTGTGATCTCATTCTTCTTTTGTTTGATCCCCACAAACTTGATATAAGTGATGAATTCAAACGTGTGATTGCGTCTCTTCGAGGCCATGATGATAAGATACGAGTGGTTTTGAACAAGGCTGACCAAGTTGATACTCAACAA CTTATGAGGGTTTATGGAGCATTGATGTGGTCACTAGGGAAGGTTCTAAATACCCCTGAAGTTTCGCGTGTCTACATAGG ATCATTCAATGACAAACCAATAAATGAGGCTGCTACAGGGCCAGTTGGAAAAGAACTTTTTGAAAAGGAGCAAGATGATCTTCTTACAGATTTGAAAAACATACCAAAGAAGGCTTGTGATCGTCGT ATAAATGAGTTTGTAAAACGTGCTAGAGCTGCCAAGATACATTCTTATATTATCAGTCACCTGAAAAAGGAGATGCCTGCAATGATAGGCAAAGCCAAGACACAGCAAAAACTAATTGATAACTTGGAAGATCAATTTGTAAAG GTTCAAAAGGAACACCATCTGCCACCTGGGGATTTTCCTAATGTCGAACACTTCAGGGAAGTTCTGAGTGGTTATAACATTGATAAGTTTGAGAAGTTGAAGCCCAAATTGATACAATCTGTCGATGACATGCTTGGTTATGACATCCCTGAACTTCTCAAGAATTTCAGAAATCCTTATGATTGA